One region of Sylvia atricapilla isolate bSylAtr1 chromosome Z, bSylAtr1.pri, whole genome shotgun sequence genomic DNA includes:
- the LOC136374565 gene encoding hippocampus abundant transcript-like protein 1 isoform X1: MSPEPEPEPPPAQNRTATEEEEEEPPLPPSQPSWEGGGGARWGGCIMPLKRVGLTAGGCVAQQGIGRPSVYHAVVVIFLEFFAWGLLTTPMLTVLHETFPHHTFLMNGLIQGVKGFLSFLSAPLIGALSDAWGRKSFLLLTVFFTCVPIPLMRISPWWYFAMISVSGIFSVTFSVIFAYVADVTQEHERTTAYGLVSATFAASLVTSPAIGAYLSASYGDSLVVLVATLVAVVDICFILLAVPESLPEKIRPASWGSSISWEQADPFASLKKVRKDPTVLPICITVLLSYLPEAGQYSSFFLYLRQIIGFGSASIAAFIAVVGILSIVAQTVFLSILMRSIGNKNTILLGLGFQMFQLAWYGFGSQSWMMWAAGAIAAMSSITFPAISALVSQNAEADQQGVVQGIITGVRGLCNGLGPALYGFIFFLFHVELNELLPDNTSEKKTKQNPSDKRAIIPGPPFLIGACIVLLAFLVALFIPESSKGSSTKKHSNSISSSLSNNLDPSNEEDIEPLLQDSSV, encoded by the exons ATGAGCCCCGAGCCCGAGCCGGAGCCGCCGCCAGCCCAGAACCGGACGGCAacggaggaagaggaggaggagccgccgctgccgccgtCGCAGCCATCGTgggagggcggcggcggcgccaGGTGGGGCGGCTGCATCATGCCGTTAAAGAGGGTCGGCCTGACGGCGGGCGGCTGTGTCGCG caacAAGGTATTGGTCGGCCGAGCGTATACCATGCGGTGGTGGTCATATTTCTAGAATTCTTTGCCTGGGGGCTCTTGACAACTCCAATGCTAACG GTCTTACATGAAACATTTCCCCatcatacatttttaatgaatggTCTTATTCAAGGTGTTAAG ggttttttgtcatttctcagTGCTCCGCTAATAGGTGCTCTCTCAGATGCTTGGGGAAGAaaatctttccttcttcttacAGTTTTCTTCACCTGTGTCCCAATTCCATTAATGCGAATAAGCCCATG gTGGTACTTCGCTATGATTTCAGTATCTGGAATCTTTTCTGTTACCTTTTCTGTAATATTTGCCTATGTAGCTGATGTAACACAAGAACATGAAAGAACTACAGCCTATGGACTG GTATCTGCCACCTTTGCAGCAAGTTTGGTAACTAGTCCTGCCATTGGAGCATACCTGTCTGCCAGCTATGGGGATAGTCTGGTTGTGCTGGTGGCCACGCTGGTGGCTGTTGTGGACATCTGCTTCATCCTGCTGGCTGTACCAGAATCTCTGCCGGAAAAAATAAGACCTGCTTCATGGGGATCTTCTATATCATGGGAGCAGGCAGATCCTTTTGCA TCTCTGAAGAAGGTTAGAAAAGATCCTACAGTTCTCCCAATCTGCATTACAGTGTTGCTCTCATATCTGCCTGAGGCTGGCCAGTATTCTAGTTTCTTTCTGTACTTAAGACAG ATTATAGGCTTTGGATCTGCTAGCATTGCAGCATTTATAGCTGTGGTGGGCATTCTGTCCATAGTAGCTCAG ACTGTGTTTCTCAGTATCTTGATGAGATCTATAGGGAACAAAAATACAATTCTCCTTGGCCTTGGCTTTCAGATGTTTCAACTGGCTTGGTATGGTTTTGGATCTCAGTCTTG GATGATGTGGGCAGCGGGAGCTATAGCAGCGATGTCAAGTATTACATTCCCAGCAATTAGTGCTCTGGTTTCACAAAACGCAGAGGCAGATCAACAAG GTGTTGTCCAAGGAATAATAACTGGAGTAAGAGGACTGTGTAATGGCCTGGGACCAGCACTGTAcggctttattttctttctcttccatgtGGAACTCAATGAATTGCTACCTGAtaacacttctgaaaaaaaaacaaagcagaatcCCAGTGATAAG AGAGCGATCATTCCTGGTCCCCCCTTCCTCATCGGAGCATGCATTGTTCTTCTGGCTTTTCTAGTCGCCTTATTTATTCCTgagagcagcaaaggcagcagtaccaaaaaacacagcaacagcatCAGCAGTAGTCTGAGTAACAACTTAGACCCAAGTAATGAAGAGGACATTGAACCATTGCTGCAGGATAGCAGTGTATGA
- the LOC136374565 gene encoding hippocampus abundant transcript-like protein 1 isoform X2, translating into MSPEPEPEPPPAQNRTATEEEEEEPPLPPSQPSWEGGGGARWGGCIMPLKRVGLTAGGCVAVLHETFPHHTFLMNGLIQGVKGFLSFLSAPLIGALSDAWGRKSFLLLTVFFTCVPIPLMRISPWWYFAMISVSGIFSVTFSVIFAYVADVTQEHERTTAYGLVSATFAASLVTSPAIGAYLSASYGDSLVVLVATLVAVVDICFILLAVPESLPEKIRPASWGSSISWEQADPFASLKKVRKDPTVLPICITVLLSYLPEAGQYSSFFLYLRQIIGFGSASIAAFIAVVGILSIVAQTVFLSILMRSIGNKNTILLGLGFQMFQLAWYGFGSQSWMMWAAGAIAAMSSITFPAISALVSQNAEADQQGVVQGIITGVRGLCNGLGPALYGFIFFLFHVELNELLPDNTSEKKTKQNPSDKRAIIPGPPFLIGACIVLLAFLVALFIPESSKGSSTKKHSNSISSSLSNNLDPSNEEDIEPLLQDSSV; encoded by the exons ATGAGCCCCGAGCCCGAGCCGGAGCCGCCGCCAGCCCAGAACCGGACGGCAacggaggaagaggaggaggagccgccgctgccgccgtCGCAGCCATCGTgggagggcggcggcggcgccaGGTGGGGCGGCTGCATCATGCCGTTAAAGAGGGTCGGCCTGACGGCGGGCGGCTGTGTCGCG GTCTTACATGAAACATTTCCCCatcatacatttttaatgaatggTCTTATTCAAGGTGTTAAG ggttttttgtcatttctcagTGCTCCGCTAATAGGTGCTCTCTCAGATGCTTGGGGAAGAaaatctttccttcttcttacAGTTTTCTTCACCTGTGTCCCAATTCCATTAATGCGAATAAGCCCATG gTGGTACTTCGCTATGATTTCAGTATCTGGAATCTTTTCTGTTACCTTTTCTGTAATATTTGCCTATGTAGCTGATGTAACACAAGAACATGAAAGAACTACAGCCTATGGACTG GTATCTGCCACCTTTGCAGCAAGTTTGGTAACTAGTCCTGCCATTGGAGCATACCTGTCTGCCAGCTATGGGGATAGTCTGGTTGTGCTGGTGGCCACGCTGGTGGCTGTTGTGGACATCTGCTTCATCCTGCTGGCTGTACCAGAATCTCTGCCGGAAAAAATAAGACCTGCTTCATGGGGATCTTCTATATCATGGGAGCAGGCAGATCCTTTTGCA TCTCTGAAGAAGGTTAGAAAAGATCCTACAGTTCTCCCAATCTGCATTACAGTGTTGCTCTCATATCTGCCTGAGGCTGGCCAGTATTCTAGTTTCTTTCTGTACTTAAGACAG ATTATAGGCTTTGGATCTGCTAGCATTGCAGCATTTATAGCTGTGGTGGGCATTCTGTCCATAGTAGCTCAG ACTGTGTTTCTCAGTATCTTGATGAGATCTATAGGGAACAAAAATACAATTCTCCTTGGCCTTGGCTTTCAGATGTTTCAACTGGCTTGGTATGGTTTTGGATCTCAGTCTTG GATGATGTGGGCAGCGGGAGCTATAGCAGCGATGTCAAGTATTACATTCCCAGCAATTAGTGCTCTGGTTTCACAAAACGCAGAGGCAGATCAACAAG GTGTTGTCCAAGGAATAATAACTGGAGTAAGAGGACTGTGTAATGGCCTGGGACCAGCACTGTAcggctttattttctttctcttccatgtGGAACTCAATGAATTGCTACCTGAtaacacttctgaaaaaaaaacaaagcagaatcCCAGTGATAAG AGAGCGATCATTCCTGGTCCCCCCTTCCTCATCGGAGCATGCATTGTTCTTCTGGCTTTTCTAGTCGCCTTATTTATTCCTgagagcagcaaaggcagcagtaccaaaaaacacagcaacagcatCAGCAGTAGTCTGAGTAACAACTTAGACCCAAGTAATGAAGAGGACATTGAACCATTGCTGCAGGATAGCAGTGTATGA